A region from the Streptomyces sp. 3214.6 genome encodes:
- the mmsA gene encoding multiple monosaccharide ABC transporter ATP-binding protein — protein MAGPVLEMRSIVKTFPGVKALSDVTLTVRQGEVHAICGENGAGKSTLMKVLSGVHPHGTYEGDILFEGEVVQFKDIRASEQHGIVIIHQELALSPYLSLAENIFLGNEHAKGGFIDWRETLRHATELLRRVGLSDHPETRVADIGVGKQQLVEIAKALSKKVKLLILDEPTAALNDEDSGKLLDLILELKKQGITSIIISHKLNEIRKVADAVTIIRDGHTIETLDVKSAETTEDRIISGMVGRDLDHRFPERTPHEAEKDAAPALEIRDWTVHHPIDQQRKVVDDVSIQVRRGEIVGIAGLMGAGRTELAMSVFGRTYGRHAGGTVLKDGKEIRTKTVAEAIGHGIAYVTEDRKHYGLNLIDTINRNISLTALKKVAKRGVVDEQEERQVAEGYRKSMNIKAPTVFEPVGKLSGGNQQKVVLSKWIFAGPDVLILDEPTRGIDVGAKFEIYTVIDQLAAQGKAVVFISSELPELLGMCDRIYTMAAGRLTGEFPRAEATQEVLMRQMTKDKEVTR, from the coding sequence ATGGCGGGACCCGTCCTGGAAATGCGCTCGATCGTCAAGACCTTTCCCGGCGTCAAAGCGCTGTCGGATGTCACACTGACCGTCCGTCAGGGCGAGGTCCATGCCATTTGCGGTGAGAACGGTGCCGGGAAGTCCACCTTGATGAAGGTGCTCTCCGGCGTCCATCCGCACGGAACCTATGAAGGCGACATCCTCTTCGAGGGAGAGGTCGTCCAGTTCAAGGACATCCGGGCAAGCGAGCAGCACGGCATCGTCATCATCCACCAGGAGCTGGCGCTGTCGCCGTATCTCTCCCTGGCGGAGAACATCTTCCTCGGCAACGAGCACGCCAAGGGCGGGTTCATCGACTGGCGGGAGACCCTGCGGCACGCCACGGAGCTGCTGCGCCGGGTCGGTCTCAGCGACCACCCGGAGACCCGCGTCGCCGACATCGGCGTGGGCAAGCAGCAGCTCGTGGAGATCGCCAAGGCCCTGTCGAAGAAGGTGAAGCTGCTCATCCTGGATGAGCCGACGGCGGCCCTGAACGACGAGGACAGCGGCAAACTCCTGGACCTCATCCTGGAGTTGAAGAAGCAGGGCATCACCTCGATCATCATCTCCCACAAGCTCAACGAGATCCGCAAGGTCGCGGACGCGGTGACGATCATCCGCGACGGGCACACCATCGAGACGCTCGACGTGAAGTCTGCGGAGACGACCGAGGACCGGATCATCAGCGGCATGGTCGGCCGCGACCTCGACCACCGCTTCCCCGAGCGCACCCCGCACGAGGCGGAGAAGGACGCGGCCCCGGCCCTGGAGATCCGCGACTGGACCGTGCACCACCCGATCGACCAGCAGCGCAAGGTGGTCGACGACGTGTCGATCCAGGTGCGCCGCGGGGAGATCGTCGGCATCGCCGGCCTCATGGGCGCCGGCCGCACCGAGCTCGCCATGAGCGTCTTCGGACGCACCTACGGCCGGCACGCGGGCGGGACGGTCCTCAAGGACGGCAAGGAGATCCGCACGAAGACGGTCGCCGAGGCGATCGGCCACGGGATCGCGTACGTCACCGAGGACCGCAAGCACTACGGCCTCAACCTCATCGACACGATCAACCGCAACATCTCGCTGACCGCCCTGAAAAAGGTCGCCAAGCGGGGCGTGGTCGACGAGCAGGAGGAGCGGCAGGTCGCCGAGGGCTACCGCAAGTCCATGAACATCAAGGCGCCGACCGTCTTCGAGCCGGTGGGCAAGCTGTCCGGCGGCAACCAGCAGAAGGTCGTCCTCAGCAAGTGGATCTTCGCCGGTCCCGATGTGCTGATCCTGGACGAGCCGACGCGCGGTATCGACGTCGGCGCCAAGTTCGAGATCTACACGGTGATCGACCAGCTGGCCGCCCAGGGCAAGGCGGTCGTCTTCATCTCCTCCGAGCTGCCCGAACTGCTCGGCATGTGCGACCGCATCTACACCATGGCCGCCGGACGGCTCACGGGCGAGTTCCCGCGGGCCGAGGCCACGCAGGAAGTGCTGATGCGCCAGATGACGAAGGACAAAGAGGTAACGCGATGA